The Pseudomonas sp. SCA2728.1_7 DNA segment CAACTTGCAAGTCGCGCGGTATCACTCGTTGGTGGCCGGTGTCTTGCCCGACGAATTGCTGGCTACTGCGCACGTGCTGGATGACGACGGCATGCCGGGTGAGATCATGGCGCTGCGGCACCGCGAATGGCCGATCCATGGCGTGCAGTTTCACCCCGAGTCATTGATGACGCCGCAAGGTCTGGCGATGTTGGCCAATTACCTGCAACTGGTTGAGCGAGGCCGTCTGACCATGGGCGCGCCCTGAGCGCTTGCTGCCCGGACGGTCGGTTTGAGGAATCCATTGCTTCGCCTTAATAGTAACCATTACTATTCACGCCCCTTTCCTCAGCACGTCGCCAACCCCCCATGCGTCCCCGCAGACCCGGCTTTTTCGAGCATTACGAAGAGTTGATCGGCACCTGGACTCGTCGCCTGCGCAATCGCTCGCAGGCCGAAGATCTGGCGCACGACACCTTTGTGCGGGTGCTTGAGTCCGATTCGGCAGCGGTGCAGCAGCCACGGGCGTATTTGCATCAGACCGCGCGCAATATTGCGGTCGACGGCTATCGGCGTGAGGATCGGCGCGGCGCCATGGAGTCGGAGGCAATCGAT contains these protein-coding regions:
- a CDS encoding sigma-70 family RNA polymerase sigma factor gives rise to the protein MRPRRPGFFEHYEELIGTWTRRLRNRSQAEDLAHDTFVRVLESDSAAVQQPRAYLHQTARNIAVDGYRREDRRGAMESEAIDHSESSSGDPEHYMQAIQLADSIERALSELPVNCRKIFVWQKIEGLTQAEIAERLGLSKNMVEKYMIRTLRHLRDRLDGLQS